CACCCCGCGGACGAGGCATTCTCCAACGTCACCGGTACACGAACCGGTGTACTCCTAAACCGTCGAACTACTGACACGCGGAAAGATCAGCCACTCGTAAATCGTAATAAAAACCAACGAGCCTCTTTCCTTTGCTTCCCCGACGCCACAGTTGCAATTCTCCGGTCATTCTACTACGCCCTCGGATCGGAAACGGACAGTCCGTGATCAGGTTAccgccttcctcctcctcctctcttctgaTGCTTCCGCGATCGGAATCTCCGCCTCCAGAGGCAGAGCTCCTCAAGAAGCACAAGCACTCGTCCTCCACCGCCGCCGGCGACAGCCCCGCCTCCAACCCGGACCACCCCGGAAAAAGTGCCGCCGCCGCCAAGCATCTCCAATTCCACCTTCCGCCCTGCCACCGCGCGGGGCTCGTACTCGTCATCCTCGTCctccagctcctcctcctcttcgccGCTCGCTCCATCCCCGGCCCCCGCCTTCACCTCCTCCGCCACCGCCCCCCCATCCCTCCCTCCGCCGCCACCTCCGCCCCCGCGCCCTGTGCCGCCGGCATGGTTTACGTCCACGACCTCCCCCCGATGTTCCACAAAGACCTCCTCGCCGCCTGCGATGATCTAAACCCCTGGGCCTCCCGCTGCGCCGCCCTCTCGAACGGCGGCTTCGGCCCCCCGGCCGCCGACCTCGCCGGCGTCATCCCGTCCTCTCTCCTGCCATCCTGGTACTCCACGGACCAGTTCGCCGCCGAGATAATCTTCCACCGCCGCATGCTCGCCCACCGCTGCCGCGCCCGCgacccctccgccgccgccgccttctACGTCCCCTTCTACGGCGGCCTCGCTGTGGGACGCCACCTCTGGTCCCCCAACTCCACCTCCGGCGACCGCGATCGCGACTgcgccctcctcctccgctgGGTCCGCGACCAGCCCCCCTGGCGCCGGTCCAACGGCTGGGACCACTTCATCGTTTTAGGCCGGATTACGTGGGACTTCCGCCGGTCCAGAGAGGGCGACTGGGGCGGGAGCTTCCTCTACATGCCTGGCATGGAGAACGTGACGCGCCTCCTCATCGAGCGCAATCCATGGGACGAAAAAGACGTCGGAATCCCTTACCCGACCGGTTTCCACCCGCGGACAGCGGCCCAGGTAAGGGAATGGCAGCGGTTCGTGCTGGGACGGAGCCGATCCAAGCTGTTCAGCTTCGCGGGGGCGGCCCGGGCCGGGTTCAAGGACGACTTCCGGGGGCTTTTGTTAGGGGAGTGCCGGCGTGCCGGGGGTCAGTGCCGGACGGTGGACTGCAGCGGTGGGCGGTGCGGTAACCGGAGCGCGGAGACGTTGAGCTTGTTCCTGGACTCGACGTTCTGCCTCCAGCCACGGGGTGATAGTTTCACGCGGCGGTCGATGTTCGACTGCATGGTGGCAGGGGCAGTGCCGGTGCTGTTCTGGCGACGGAGCGCGTACGTGCAGTACCGCTGGTACTTACCGGCGGGCGAGGAGTGGTCGGTGTTTATAGA
Above is a genomic segment from Phoenix dactylifera cultivar Barhee BC4 chromosome 2, palm_55x_up_171113_PBpolish2nd_filt_p, whole genome shotgun sequence containing:
- the LOC103699829 gene encoding xyloglucan galactosyltransferase XLT2, whose translation is MLPRSESPPPEAELLKKHKHSSSTAAGDSPASNPDHPGKSAAAAKHLQFHLPPCHRAGLVLVILVLQLLLLFAARSIPGPRLHLLRHRPPIPPSAATSAPAPCAAGMVYVHDLPPMFHKDLLAACDDLNPWASRCAALSNGGFGPPAADLAGVIPSSLLPSWYSTDQFAAEIIFHRRMLAHRCRARDPSAAAAFYVPFYGGLAVGRHLWSPNSTSGDRDRDCALLLRWVRDQPPWRRSNGWDHFIVLGRITWDFRRSREGDWGGSFLYMPGMENVTRLLIERNPWDEKDVGIPYPTGFHPRTAAQVREWQRFVLGRSRSKLFSFAGAARAGFKDDFRGLLLGECRRAGGQCRTVDCSGGRCGNRSAETLSLFLDSTFCLQPRGDSFTRRSMFDCMVAGAVPVLFWRRSAYVQYRWYLPAGEEWSVFIDRREVRSGAVSVRGVLEGIGVERAKKMREKVVELIPRLVYAAAEGGLGEGMEDAFDVAVDGVLRRFRDRRRRTGEAETVLGEFE